The following proteins are encoded in a genomic region of Paenibacillus sp. FSL R7-0273:
- a CDS encoding glutamate ABC transporter substrate-binding protein, whose protein sequence is MIKIKSVKWVSLLLVAALFVIAGCGNNNSGNSAAAGGNAAGETTDSAAVAKIKERGKLLVGVKYDTRLFGLKDPASGNVEGFDIDISKAIAKHILGDENAIELKEVTSKTRIPMLNNGEIDMVVATMTITEDRKKEVDFSDVYFQAGQSLLVKKGSPITGLESVTKDTKILGSKGATSIKNIKEKVPGITVLEFDNYQDAFAALKAGQGDALTTDDAILYGMASQDEGYEVVGEPFTDEPYGIAIQKGNTDVVQAVNDTLTELKANGEYDAIYTKWIGKAPAK, encoded by the coding sequence ATGATTAAGATCAAGAGTGTCAAATGGGTAAGTCTGCTGCTGGTTGCTGCACTGTTCGTAATTGCCGGCTGTGGTAATAACAACTCCGGAAACAGCGCTGCTGCAGGCGGTAATGCTGCCGGGGAAACGACGGATTCGGCGGCGGTTGCCAAAATCAAGGAGCGCGGCAAGCTGCTGGTCGGTGTGAAGTATGATACCAGGCTGTTCGGACTTAAAGACCCTGCCTCCGGCAACGTGGAAGGCTTCGACATTGACATCTCCAAAGCGATTGCCAAGCATATCCTGGGCGATGAAAATGCAATTGAGCTGAAGGAAGTAACGTCCAAGACACGCATCCCGATGCTTAACAACGGTGAGATTGATATGGTCGTTGCTACGATGACGATCACAGAAGATCGCAAGAAGGAAGTGGATTTCTCCGACGTATACTTCCAGGCCGGTCAGTCCCTGCTTGTTAAGAAGGGCAGCCCGATTACCGGACTTGAAAGTGTGACTAAGGATACGAAGATCCTGGGTTCCAAGGGAGCAACTTCGATCAAGAACATCAAAGAAAAGGTTCCGGGCATCACAGTTCTCGAATTCGATAACTATCAGGATGCCTTCGCAGCCCTCAAGGCAGGTCAAGGGGATGCGCTGACAACAGACGATGCGATTCTATACGGTATGGCTTCTCAAGATGAAGGCTATGAGGTTGTAGGCGAACCGTTCACGGATGAGCCTTACGGAATTGCTATACAAAAAGGTAACACTGACGTTGTTCAGGCTGTCAACGATACTTTGACTGAACTGAAGGCGAACGGTGAATACGATGCAATCTATACAAAATGGATCGGTAAAGCTCCAGCGAAATAA
- a CDS encoding amino acid ABC transporter permease, translating to MMDFSILTDYFSLYLEGFWGTVLSSVLALIGSFVLGAVIAVFRITPVKALRWFGTGYVEFVRNIPLLLVVYIFYYGPSTLGFTLDGFTAGTIGLAVYTSAFIAEAIRAGIMAVPKGQTEAARSSGLSYIQTMTNVILPQAIKLVIPPLGNQFINLIKNSSVLTIVAGFDLMYFADSISTETYRTFDTYIFVAVFYLVLTVPLSYGVRVWERRLQRKY from the coding sequence GTGATGGATTTTTCGATTTTGACGGATTATTTCAGCCTGTATCTGGAGGGCTTCTGGGGCACGGTATTATCCAGTGTGCTGGCGCTGATCGGCAGCTTCGTGCTCGGGGCGGTCATCGCCGTCTTCCGCATTACCCCGGTTAAGGCGCTGCGCTGGTTCGGAACGGGTTATGTGGAGTTTGTGCGCAATATTCCGCTGCTGCTTGTCGTGTACATCTTTTATTACGGGCCTTCGACACTCGGCTTCACGCTCGACGGCTTCACGGCCGGAACAATCGGGCTGGCGGTATACACCTCGGCGTTCATCGCTGAAGCGATTCGTGCGGGTATAATGGCTGTCCCTAAAGGGCAGACGGAGGCGGCACGTTCGTCCGGCCTGAGCTATATCCAGACGATGACGAATGTTATTCTGCCTCAGGCCATCAAGCTGGTCATCCCGCCGCTCGGCAACCAGTTTATTAACCTGATCAAGAACTCATCCGTGCTGACGATCGTTGCCGGCTTTGACCTGATGTATTTTGCGGACAGCATTTCCACGGAGACGTACCGCACGTTCGATACTTATATTTTTGTAGCGGTATTCTATCTGGTGCTCACTGTGCCGCTTAGCTACGGCGTACGGGTATGGGAACGCAGATTGCAGCGCAAATACTAG
- a CDS encoding amino acid ABC transporter ATP-binding protein: protein MIDFHQVEKHYGHFHVLKNIDLHVREGEVVVVVGPSGSGKSTMLRCINRLESITSGGLTVDGITVNERKTDINKLRKEIGMVFQHFNLYPHKRVIDNITLAPVKVLGLSKEEAEKTAMYYLEKVGIADKAQSYPNQLSGGQQQRVAIARGLAMKPKIMLFDEPTSALDPEMVGEVLDVMRNLAREGMTMVVVTHEMGFAKEVADRVIFMDQGQIVEEAAPADFFANPKEERTRTFLSRVLSH, encoded by the coding sequence TTGATTGATTTTCATCAGGTAGAGAAGCATTACGGGCATTTCCATGTGCTGAAAAATATTGACCTGCATGTCAGAGAAGGGGAAGTGGTTGTTGTGGTTGGCCCTTCCGGCTCCGGTAAAAGCACGATGCTGCGCTGCATCAACCGCCTGGAGAGCATAACCAGCGGCGGGCTGACAGTTGACGGAATAACGGTAAATGAGCGTAAAACAGATATTAACAAGCTGCGCAAAGAGATCGGGATGGTGTTCCAGCATTTCAATCTGTATCCGCACAAAAGGGTGATTGATAACATTACGCTGGCCCCGGTTAAGGTGCTTGGGCTGTCTAAGGAAGAGGCAGAGAAGACTGCCATGTATTATCTGGAGAAGGTCGGAATTGCCGATAAAGCACAGTCGTATCCGAACCAGCTGTCCGGCGGACAGCAGCAGCGTGTCGCTATAGCCCGGGGCCTGGCGATGAAGCCGAAGATTATGCTGTTTGACGAGCCGACCTCGGCGCTTGATCCTGAAATGGTGGGTGAGGTGCTGGATGTTATGCGCAATCTGGCCCGCGAGGGAATGACGATGGTGGTTGTGACGCATGAGATGGGCTTTGCCAAAGAGGTTGCCGACCGGGTGATCTTCATGGATCAGGGACAGATTGTGGAGGAAGCGGCACCTGCGGACTTCTTCGCAAATCCCAAGGAAGAACGGACACGTACGTTTCTCAGCCGTGTATTAAGCCATTAA
- a CDS encoding sensor histidine kinase produces the protein MGQFILKNRAVQIAMAAFGTAIAGEFKINPFDGDVFRIAMGSSAFLLFLLLMRRLPYITTGIATGIVVLLFRTGMDAIGSSGASATESLTSHFSAMIYYIVFAVLMSLIKSRIDTFHPLVLGGVAAVIDLLSNELELLTRLIVLDSASFRLNEWTFLMAIAVVRTYFTTGVYSSISVSQLRIKQREQNRRMEQMMSFSSGLYGEVFYLKKSIGTLERVTLSSYDLYRSLKAEETLQPYSRQVLDITQQIHEVKKDSQRILAGLVKLADREVTGDLPLSVIMKFTMKSNAKYAEMLGKHIHFTLNMTSDYTTASYTPLLTLLGNLTANAVEVIKGNGSITLDVHEDGENTVFAVADSGGGIKERDRELLFEPGFTTKFDQEGVAATGIGLSHVQDIVHLFAGQISVEPVSESGGARFQITIPTSGLRKEE, from the coding sequence ATGGGACAATTTATACTCAAAAATAGAGCGGTACAGATTGCTATGGCAGCTTTCGGTACAGCAATAGCCGGAGAATTCAAAATCAATCCGTTTGACGGCGATGTTTTCCGGATTGCAATGGGCAGCAGCGCGTTTCTGCTGTTTTTGCTTTTAATGAGGCGTCTGCCTTATATCACGACCGGGATTGCCACGGGAATTGTGGTGCTGCTGTTCCGTACCGGGATGGATGCTATAGGCAGCAGCGGAGCTTCGGCTACTGAGAGTCTGACCAGTCATTTCTCGGCAATGATCTACTATATTGTCTTCGCCGTGCTGATGAGTCTGATCAAAAGCCGGATCGATACGTTCCATCCGCTCGTGCTGGGCGGTGTTGCGGCGGTGATTGATCTCCTGTCGAATGAACTGGAGCTGCTGACCCGGCTGATCGTGCTGGATTCCGCCTCCTTCCGGCTGAATGAATGGACCTTTCTGATGGCAATTGCCGTGGTCCGCACGTATTTCACGACCGGTGTCTACAGCAGTATTTCTGTCAGCCAGCTGCGGATTAAGCAGCGGGAGCAGAACCGGCGGATGGAGCAGATGATGAGCTTCAGCTCCGGGCTGTATGGCGAAGTCTTTTATCTGAAAAAATCAATCGGTACCCTGGAGCGTGTTACGCTTAGCAGCTACGATCTGTACCGCAGTCTTAAGGCGGAGGAGACGCTGCAGCCGTACAGCCGCCAGGTGCTTGATATTACGCAGCAGATTCATGAAGTGAAGAAGGATTCACAGCGCATTCTGGCAGGGCTGGTGAAGCTGGCCGACCGCGAGGTGACCGGTGATCTGCCGCTGTCCGTGATCATGAAATTTACGATGAAGAGCAATGCCAAGTATGCCGAAATGCTGGGCAAGCACATTCATTTCACCCTGAATATGACCTCAGACTATACTACCGCCAGCTATACTCCCCTGTTGACTCTGCTTGGTAATCTTACAGCTAATGCGGTTGAAGTGATAAAAGGTAACGGCAGCATCACCCTGGATGTGCATGAGGACGGGGAAAATACCGTCTTTGCTGTGGCTGACAGCGGCGGCGGGATTAAGGAGCGTGACCGTGAGCTGCTGTTCGAGCCGGGCTTTACGACCAAGTTCGATCAGGAAGGTGTGGCGGCTACGGGCATCGGACTGTCGCATGTGCAGGATATTGTCCATTTATTTGCGGGACAGATTAGCGTCGAGCCGGTTTCGGAATCAGGCGGGGCCAGGTTTCAAATTACAATACCGACAAGCGGGCTGCGGAAGGAGGAGTAG
- a CDS encoding inorganic phosphate transporter codes for METSLFMLGFVIFLALAFDFINGFHDTANAIATSVSTRALKPRTAIILAAVMNFVGALMFTGVAKKIGGSITDPTLLDNGINIVAATLIAAIIWNLVTWWFGIPSSSSHALIGALAGAVYVGAGSDHIKWEGFIEIVEGLIFSPLIAFVIGYIVMTILKWIFAKRSPHTVNKGFRSMQVITAALQSFTHGTNDAQKAMGIITFALVTSGRLDTMEVPLWVKIAAATSMALGTSIGGWKIIKTMGTKIFKIEPINGFAADMSAASVIFTATLLHLPVSSTHAITSAILGVGSAKRFSAVKWGVAGRIIVTWFITIPISAVLAGLICKLFF; via the coding sequence ATGGAAACATCATTATTCATGCTGGGTTTTGTAATCTTTCTTGCACTGGCCTTTGATTTCATCAACGGCTTCCATGATACAGCGAATGCAATCGCCACTTCCGTCTCGACCCGTGCGCTTAAACCGCGTACCGCTATCATCCTTGCAGCCGTCATGAACTTTGTCGGGGCGCTGATGTTTACAGGGGTAGCCAAAAAAATCGGCGGAAGCATTACCGATCCAACCCTGCTGGATAACGGGATCAATATAGTAGCTGCGACTCTGATTGCGGCCATTATCTGGAACCTGGTCACCTGGTGGTTCGGGATTCCATCCTCCTCCTCACATGCCCTGATCGGCGCTTTGGCCGGCGCGGTGTATGTCGGAGCAGGCTCCGACCACATCAAGTGGGAGGGCTTTATTGAGATTGTAGAGGGGCTTATTTTCTCCCCGCTGATCGCTTTTGTGATCGGTTATATTGTAATGACGATCCTGAAATGGATCTTTGCCAAGCGCAGTCCGCATACCGTCAACAAAGGCTTCCGCTCGATGCAGGTCATAACGGCTGCACTGCAGTCCTTTACGCACGGTACGAACGATGCCCAGAAAGCGATGGGGATTATTACCTTCGCGCTCGTGACCTCGGGACGCCTGGATACGATGGAGGTTCCGCTGTGGGTTAAGATTGCAGCTGCAACGTCCATGGCCCTTGGTACCTCGATCGGCGGCTGGAAGATCATCAAGACAATGGGTACGAAGATTTTCAAGATCGAGCCGATCAACGGCTTCGCAGCGGACATGTCTGCCGCATCCGTTATTTTTACCGCTACCCTGCTGCACCTGCCGGTCAGCTCGACGCATGCCATTACCTCGGCGATTCTCGGCGTAGGTTCGGCCAAGCGTTTCTCCGCGGTGAAATGGGGAGTTGCCGGACGGATCATCGTTACCTGGTTTATTACCATTCCGATCAGTGCAGTGCTGGCCGGACTGATCTGTAAGCTTTTCTTCTAA
- a CDS encoding response regulator, protein MPLSFCIVDDDATARRMLQHIIEDSGLGEVTGTAEGGQDGVRLILEERPDIVLMDLLMPDQDGIETINSLQAQGCRSKFVMISQIENGDMVGRAYRSGIEFFIRKPINKIEVESVLHKVNERYAINRYLDEIKSSLGKLEGLQFGLAQAAVSKRTVKEIIQPILMNMGMISEGGSRDIILMMELVAAREDNRTLPPLKELYEMAAATYKSSPAEAAKEVKAIEQRLRRALSAGLTNLASIGLTDYGNPKFEHYAPLYFDFEEVRLKMKEIELRRDSGKVKVNIKKFLQVLHLELLEGLGR, encoded by the coding sequence ATGCCGTTATCTTTCTGTATTGTGGATGATGATGCTACTGCCAGAAGAATGCTGCAGCATATCATCGAGGACAGCGGGCTTGGAGAGGTGACCGGTACAGCGGAAGGCGGGCAGGACGGCGTGCGCCTGATTCTGGAGGAGCGTCCTGACATTGTGCTGATGGATCTGCTGATGCCGGACCAGGACGGGATAGAGACGATCAATTCCCTGCAGGCTCAGGGCTGCCGCTCCAAATTCGTCATGATCTCGCAAATCGAGAACGGCGATATGGTCGGGCGCGCCTACCGCAGCGGCATTGAGTTCTTCATCCGCAAGCCGATCAATAAGATTGAGGTCGAATCCGTGCTGCATAAAGTGAACGAGCGTTATGCGATCAACCGCTACCTGGATGAGATCAAGTCAAGCCTCGGTAAGCTGGAGGGGCTGCAGTTCGGACTGGCGCAGGCGGCGGTGAGCAAGCGGACCGTTAAAGAGATTATTCAGCCGATTTTGATGAATATGGGCATGATCTCCGAGGGCGGCAGCCGTGACATCATCCTGATGATGGAGCTGGTGGCGGCCAGAGAGGATAACCGCACGCTACCCCCGCTCAAGGAGCTGTACGAGATGGCTGCGGCCACCTATAAATCCTCGCCGGCAGAGGCCGCCAAGGAAGTAAAGGCGATTGAGCAGCGTCTGCGCCGCGCCCTGTCCGCCGGTCTGACGAACCTGGCCTCGATCGGCCTGACCGATTACGGCAATCCGAAGTTCGAGCACTATGCGCCGCTCTATTTCGACTTCGAGGAGGTCCGGCTGAAGATGAAGGAGATCGAGCTGCGCCGGGATTCCGGTAAGGTGAAGGTCAACATCAAGAAGTTTCTGCAGGTGCTGCATCTGGAGCTGCTGGAGGGGCTTGGGCGGTGA
- a CDS encoding amino acid ABC transporter permease, translating to MDFAGAFSPANLGFLMDGLYITLIVAFVSIILSFIIGVVVGVIRYAEVPVLSPVMFFLVELIRNLPLLLIIFFVRFALPEIGIKMGLITAAIAALTVFEAAMIAEIVRGGLAAVDKGQIEAARSSGLSSFQTLWHIVLPQGLRHMVPPLVSQFISLLKDTSLATIVALPELMHNAKIVMGQKESYTIPILLMVALMYFVVNYLLSLISRRLEHKTV from the coding sequence ATGGATTTTGCCGGTGCATTTTCACCCGCTAATTTAGGCTTTTTGATGGACGGCCTGTATATCACGCTGATTGTGGCGTTTGTATCGATTATTCTGAGCTTTATCATCGGCGTTGTGGTCGGTGTGATCCGCTATGCGGAGGTTCCGGTGCTCTCACCGGTCATGTTTTTTCTGGTTGAGCTGATCCGTAATCTGCCGCTGCTGCTCATTATTTTCTTTGTGCGCTTTGCGCTGCCGGAGATCGGAATCAAGATGGGGCTGATTACGGCTGCAATTGCCGCGCTGACCGTATTTGAAGCGGCGATGATTGCCGAGATTGTGCGCGGGGGGCTGGCTGCTGTAGATAAAGGGCAGATTGAAGCCGCACGCTCGTCCGGTTTAAGCAGCTTTCAAACCCTATGGCATATCGTGCTTCCGCAAGGGCTGAGACATATGGTGCCGCCGCTGGTCAGCCAGTTCATTTCCCTGCTCAAGGATACGTCGCTGGCGACGATCGTTGCGCTGCCGGAGCTCATGCATAATGCGAAGATTGTCATGGGCCAGAAGGAGAGCTACACCATTCCTATTTTATTGATGGTAGCCCTGATGTATTTTGTCGTAAATTATCTGCTGTCGCTGATTTCCAGACGGCTGGAGCATAAAACGGTATAA